A single region of the Sphingomonas crocodyli genome encodes:
- a CDS encoding GIY-YIG nuclease family protein — translation MKGGWVYFMTNGPHGTLYTGVTADLAARIYQHRTGTGSDFCREHGLTRLVYVEDYPTIEEAIVREKRIKKWNRIWKTSLISKANPNWDDLYDNIL, via the coding sequence ATGAAAGGCGGCTGGGTCTATTTCATGACCAACGGTCCGCACGGCACGCTCTACACCGGCGTCACTGCCGATCTCGCCGCCCGCATCTATCAGCACAGGACCGGCACCGGCTCCGATTTCTGCCGTGAGCATGGCCTCACCCGGCTGGTCTATGTCGAGGACTATCCGACGATCGAAGAGGCCATTGTTCGCGAAAAGCGGATCAAGAAATGGAACCGCATCTGGAAAACCAGCCTGATTTCGAAAGCCAACCCGAACTGGGACGATCTCTACGACAACATCCTCTAG
- a CDS encoding CAP domain-containing protein — protein MRLLGWRRIIVRVGAVPLIWGALGGAAPLWTVADVDQRLLAVHNAERARLGIPPLVWNDKLAARAAQWADELTEMDGLEHADDADYDDGSSVEGENLWRGTKGYYTPEQMVGLWIDERKIFVNGPFPKNATNGRWRDVGHYTQLVWRSTTQLGCAIAASKEDEILVCRYVEGGNVIGEKPY, from the coding sequence ATGCGTTTGCTTGGCTGGCGCCGGATTATCGTTCGCGTGGGCGCGGTGCCCCTCATCTGGGGGGCGCTGGGCGGTGCCGCGCCGCTTTGGACCGTCGCCGACGTCGATCAACGCCTGCTGGCCGTCCACAATGCCGAACGCGCCCGATTGGGCATCCCCCCGCTCGTCTGGAACGACAAGCTCGCCGCGCGCGCCGCGCAATGGGCCGACGAACTGACCGAGATGGACGGCCTCGAACATGCCGACGACGCCGATTATGACGACGGCAGTTCGGTCGAGGGCGAGAATCTGTGGCGCGGGACCAAGGGATATTACACGCCCGAACAGATGGTCGGATTGTGGATCGACGAGCGCAAGATCTTCGTCAACGGCCCCTTCCCCAAGAACGCCACCAACGGCCGCTGGCGCGACGTGGGCCATTATACCCAGCTCGTCTGGCGATCGACGACCCAGCTCGGCTGCGCGATCGCGGCGAGCAAGGAGGATGAGATCCTGGTCTGCCGCTATGTCGAAGGCGGCAATGTGATCGGCGAAAAGCCTTACTGA
- a CDS encoding aminopeptidase P family protein, whose amino-acid sequence MSTYEDRLKALREELARRRLDGFVVPLTDEHMSEYVGAYAQRLAWLTGFQGSAGSAVVLPAEAAIFVDGRYTLQVRDQVDGKHWSYQSVPQTSTSEWLEKNAPDGGRIGYDPWLHTKGWVEAAKRALATKGAELVAVDTNPIDAVWPDKPAPSDARLVVQPDDLTGQSSAAKRAEIADWLDAKRADSAVLSALDSIAWTFNVRGTDVERTPVALAYALVHADATADLYVASDKIDDAVRQHLGNGVRVHDRAAFEPALRALAGKTVAVDPERAVAAIFESLSKGGATLIEARDPAVLPKAIKNAVEVAGHKSAQARDGAALSRFLHWLSVEAPKGGLDELTAQAKLRAFRDETGLLRDLSFDTISGAGPNGAVVHYRASEETNRPLERGSLYLVDSGGQYQDGTTDVTRTVAIGEPTAEMRDRYTRVLKGHIAIARAIFPKGTRGGQLDILARQFLWAAGLDYAHGTGHGVGSYLSVHEGPQRIATFGGGDEPLQAGMILSNEPGYYKTGEYGIRIENLILTVPIAIDGAEKDMYGFETLTLAPYERALIDVSMLTADEIAWINAYHARVSAEIGSQLDGEAKAWIEAATAELN is encoded by the coding sequence ATGTCCACCTATGAAGACCGCCTGAAAGCCCTGCGCGAAGAATTGGCGCGGCGTCGGCTCGACGGGTTCGTCGTGCCGCTGACCGACGAGCATATGAGCGAATATGTCGGCGCCTATGCGCAGCGGCTCGCCTGGCTGACCGGCTTTCAGGGATCGGCGGGTTCGGCGGTCGTGCTGCCCGCCGAGGCCGCGATCTTCGTCGACGGGCGCTATACGCTGCAGGTGCGCGATCAGGTCGACGGCAAGCACTGGTCCTACCAGTCGGTGCCGCAGACGAGCACGTCGGAGTGGCTGGAGAAGAATGCGCCCGACGGCGGGCGGATCGGCTATGATCCGTGGCTGCACACCAAGGGCTGGGTCGAGGCGGCCAAGCGCGCGCTCGCGACCAAGGGCGCCGAGCTGGTCGCGGTCGATACCAACCCGATCGATGCGGTGTGGCCCGACAAGCCGGCGCCGTCCGACGCGCGTCTCGTAGTCCAGCCCGACGATCTGACCGGGCAGTCCTCCGCCGCCAAGCGCGCCGAGATCGCCGACTGGCTGGATGCGAAGCGCGCCGACAGCGCGGTCCTGTCCGCGCTCGATTCGATCGCGTGGACCTTCAACGTGCGCGGCACCGACGTGGAGCGTACGCCGGTGGCGCTGGCCTATGCACTCGTCCATGCCGATGCGACCGCCGACCTCTATGTCGCGTCGGACAAGATCGACGATGCCGTCCGGCAGCATCTGGGCAACGGGGTGCGCGTGCATGACCGCGCCGCGTTCGAACCCGCACTGCGCGCGCTGGCAGGCAAGACGGTCGCCGTCGATCCCGAACGCGCTGTCGCCGCGATCTTCGAATCGCTGAGCAAGGGCGGCGCGACGCTGATCGAGGCGCGCGATCCCGCCGTCCTGCCCAAGGCGATCAAGAATGCGGTCGAAGTCGCCGGCCACAAATCGGCGCAGGCGCGCGACGGCGCGGCGCTCAGCCGCTTCCTCCACTGGCTGTCGGTCGAAGCGCCGAAGGGCGGCCTCGACGAACTGACCGCGCAGGCCAAGCTGCGCGCCTTCCGCGACGAGACCGGTTTGCTGCGGGACCTGAGCTTCGACACGATCTCCGGCGCCGGCCCCAATGGTGCGGTCGTCCATTATCGCGCGAGCGAGGAGACCAACCGGCCGCTCGAGCGCGGCAGCCTCTATCTCGTCGATTCGGGCGGGCAGTATCAGGACGGCACCACCGACGTTACCCGCACCGTCGCGATCGGCGAGCCGACCGCGGAAATGCGCGACCGCTATACCCGCGTGCTGAAGGGCCATATCGCGATCGCGCGCGCCATCTTCCCCAAGGGGACGCGCGGCGGGCAGCTCGATATCCTCGCGCGCCAGTTCCTCTGGGCCGCCGGCCTCGATTATGCGCACGGCACCGGCCACGGCGTCGGCAGCTATTTGTCGGTGCATGAGGGGCCGCAGCGTATCGCGACCTTCGGCGGGGGCGACGAACCGCTGCAGGCGGGCATGATCCTCTCGAACGAACCCGGTTATTACAAGACGGGCGAGTACGGCATCCGCATCGAGAATCTGATTCTGACCGTACCCATCGCAATCGATGGCGCCGAGAAGGACATGTACGGCTTCGAGACACTCACGCTCGCCCCTTATGAGCGTGCGTTGATCGACGTGTCGATGCTGACGGCGGACGAGATCGCGTGGATTAACGCTTATCACGCAAGGGTTTCCGCCGAAATCGGCAGCCAGCTGGACGGCGAAGCGAAGGCGTGGATCGAGGCGGCGACGGCCGAACTGAATTAA
- a CDS encoding phospholipase D-like domain-containing protein yields MLKPGHNCWRIERADQATVIVDADNYFRAARAAMIKAKKQILLVGWDFDARIRFGGDGDDGGPERVGEFVSWLVRRTPGLNVYILRWDTGAIKTLFHAQTMVRIAKWIKDPQVHFRLDAHHPPAGSHHQKVVVIDDDVAFCGGIDVTVDRWDTRDHVDEEPRRVEPDGTPYGPWHDATTMIQGQAAQALGDLCRGRWKVSGGDAIDPVSDGGDCWPDHVEPDFTHVDVGIALTVPEMADQEPRHEIEALYVDLIARTKRLFYAESQYFASRRVAEAIGKRLAEPDGPEFVIVHPTSAQGWLEPVAMDSARARLVEALHEKDPHRRLRLYSPFTAGGEPIYVHAKVTVIDDEVLRVGSSNFNNRSLRLDTECDVVIDAVRDQNADERRTIAGIRNSLLAEHLDTECETIEAMIAETGSIIETIERLRGDGRSLRPYEVPELDAVREWLADNKILDPEGPGEMFEALSARKPLLKNLRPHLHRPDGTLSPTTIAISIAGVAVGATLIGTMWSKFGKRR; encoded by the coding sequence ATGCTGAAACCGGGCCACAATTGCTGGCGGATCGAACGCGCGGATCAGGCGACGGTCATCGTCGATGCCGACAATTATTTCAGGGCCGCGCGCGCCGCGATGATCAAGGCGAAGAAGCAGATCCTGCTCGTCGGCTGGGATTTCGACGCGCGAATCCGCTTTGGCGGCGATGGCGACGATGGCGGGCCGGAGCGGGTGGGCGAGTTCGTGAGCTGGCTGGTCCGGCGCACGCCCGGCCTGAACGTCTATATCCTGCGCTGGGATACCGGCGCCATCAAGACGCTGTTCCACGCGCAGACGATGGTGCGGATCGCAAAGTGGATCAAGGATCCGCAGGTCCATTTCCGGCTCGACGCGCATCATCCGCCGGCGGGGTCGCACCATCAGAAGGTGGTCGTGATCGACGACGACGTCGCCTTTTGCGGCGGCATCGACGTGACTGTCGACCGTTGGGACACGCGCGACCATGTCGATGAGGAGCCGCGCCGCGTGGAACCGGACGGCACGCCTTACGGCCCGTGGCACGATGCGACGACGATGATCCAGGGGCAGGCCGCGCAGGCGCTGGGCGATTTGTGCCGTGGGCGCTGGAAAGTATCTGGTGGCGACGCGATCGATCCCGTGTCGGACGGCGGCGATTGCTGGCCCGATCATGTCGAACCCGATTTCACCCATGTCGATGTGGGCATCGCCCTGACCGTCCCCGAAATGGCCGATCAGGAGCCCCGGCACGAGATCGAGGCGCTCTATGTCGATCTGATCGCGCGGACCAAGCGGCTATTCTACGCCGAAAGCCAGTATTTCGCGTCGCGCCGCGTGGCGGAGGCGATCGGCAAAAGACTGGCCGAGCCCGATGGGCCGGAGTTCGTGATCGTCCATCCGACCAGCGCCCAGGGCTGGCTGGAGCCGGTCGCGATGGATTCGGCGCGCGCGCGGCTGGTCGAGGCGCTGCACGAAAAGGATCCGCATCGCCGCCTGCGCCTCTACAGCCCGTTCACCGCGGGGGGCGAGCCGATCTACGTCCATGCCAAGGTGACGGTGATCGATGACGAGGTGCTGCGCGTCGGATCGTCGAACTTCAACAACCGGTCGCTCCGGCTCGACACCGAATGCGATGTCGTGATCGACGCGGTCCGCGATCAGAATGCCGATGAGCGCCGCACGATCGCGGGCATACGCAATTCGCTGCTCGCCGAGCATCTCGACACCGAGTGCGAGACGATCGAGGCGATGATCGCCGAAACCGGATCGATCATCGAGACGATCGAGCGGCTGCGCGGCGACGGCCGTTCGCTACGCCCCTATGAAGTGCCCGAGCTGGACGCGGTGCGCGAATGGCTGGCCGACAACAAGATCCTCGATCCCGAAGGGCCGGGCGAAATGTTCGAGGCGCTGTCCGCACGCAAGCCGCTGCTGAAGAATCTGCGCCCGCATCTGCACCGTCCCGACGGCACCCTGTCTCCCACGACGATCGCCATATCGATCGCGGGCGTGGCGGTGGGCGCGACGTTGATCGGTACGATGTGGAGCAAGTTCGGAAAGCGGCGGTAG